A stretch of the Medicago truncatula cultivar Jemalong A17 chromosome 5, MtrunA17r5.0-ANR, whole genome shotgun sequence genome encodes the following:
- the LOC11407322 gene encoding uncharacterized protein produces MASNKYHVRSNSFPSQSHPNSTRIEQELTKIKTWEATSTSTSDSITNGLFLLEDLYISLEDLLNMTSTQKLVSHHQGEKFVEELLDGSVKVLDICGITRDTMLQIKENVQSLHSSLRRRKGDSSIETSVAEYKFFTKKMKKNVTKLITSLKHMETKFGVSSLLNQDQDLVAVITVLREVIKMNLSIFQSIFSFLVGSSSKSKATKWLKVTKLMHKRVSSEENSDNFNELECVEASLRTLSSEGSNVAHERFEALENAIESIENGLENIFRCLVKTRVCLLNIMTLS; encoded by the coding sequence ATGGCAAGCAACAAGTACCATGTTCGCTCAAACAGTTTTCCTTCTCAATCTCATCCTAACTCCACAAGAATAGAACAAGAGCTAACCAAAATCAAGACATGGGAAGCCACATCAACATCCACATCTGATTCAATTACCAATGGCCTCTTCTTGCTTGAAGATTTGTATATATCTTTGGAAGATCTTCTAAATATGACATCAACACAGAAGCTTGTTTCTCACCATCAAGGTGAGAAATTTGTGGAAGAGTTGTTGGATGGTTCAGTGAAAGTTTTGGATATCTGTGGCATCACAAGGGACACCATGttacaaattaaagaaaatgttcAATCACTTCACTCTTCTCTTAGAAGGAGAAAGGGAGATTCAAGCATTGAAACAAGTGTAGCCGAATataaattcttcacaaagaagatgaagaagaatgtcACAAAGTTGATCACATCTTTAAAACATATGGAAACTAAATTTGGAGTTTCTTCACTTTTGAATCAAGATCAAGACCTTGTCGCAGTTATTACAGTTCTTAGAGAGGTCATTAAAATGAACTTGTCTATCTTTCAAtccattttctctttcttgGTTGGATCTTCATCAAAGTCAAAGGCAACCAAATGGTTGAAAGTGACAAAGTTGATGCATAAGAGGGTATCCTCTGAAGAGAACTCAGACAATTTCAATGAATTGGAATGTGTTGAAGCATCTTTAAGAACCCTTTCAAGTGAAGGTTCTAATGTTGCACATGAAAGATTTGAGGCTTTGGAGAATGCAATTGAAAGTATAGAAAATGGTTTAGAGAATATATTTAGGTGTTTGGTTAAAACTAGAGTCTGTCTTTTGAATATCATGACTCTATCTTAG
- the LOC11409877 gene encoding uncharacterized protein — translation MANTKYHVRSNSFPSQSHPNSTRIEQELCKIKTWEATSTSTSDSITNGLFLLEDLYISLEDLLNMSSTQKAFAHHQGEKFVEELLDGSVKVLDICGITRDIMLQINENVQSIHSSLRRRKGESSIEKSVAEYKFFTKKMKKNVTKLITSLKHMESKFGASSLLNKLDQDLVAVITVLREVIAMNLSIFRSLFSFLVGSSSKSKAAKWLKVTKLMQKRVTCEENMESFNEFQCVEASLRTLISEGSNVAHEGFEALENAIESIENGLENIFRRLVKTRVCLLNIMTLS, via the coding sequence ATGGCAAACACCAAGTATCATGTTCGCTCAAACAGTTTTCCTTCTCAATCACATCCCAACTCCACAAGAATAGAACAAGAGCTATGCAAAATCAAGACATGGGAAGCCACATCAACATCCACATCTGATTCAATTACCAATGGCCTTTTCTTGCTTGAAGATTTGTATATTTCCTTGGAAGATCTTCTCAATATGTCATCAACACAAAAGGCCTTTGCTCACCATCAAGGTGAGAAATTTGTGGAAGAGTTGTTGGATGGTTCAGTGAAAGTTTTGGATATATGTGGCATCACAAGGGACATCATGTTACAAATTAACGAAAATGTTCAATCAATTCACTCTTCTCTTAGAAGGAGAAAGGGAGAATCAAGCATTGAAAAAAGTGTAGCAGAATataaattcttcacaaagaagatgaagaagaacgTCACAAAGTTGATTACATCTTTAAAACATATGGAAAGTAAATTTGGAGCTTCCTCacttttgaataaattagatCAAGACCTTGTTGCAGTGATTACAGTTCTTAGAGAGGTCATTGCAATGAACTTGTCTATCTTTCGAtcccttttttctttcttggttGGATCTTCATCAAAGTCAAAGGCAGCAAAATGGTTAAAAGTGACAAAGTTGATGCAAAAGAGGGTAACATGTGAAGAGAACATGGAGAGTTTCAATGAATTCCAGTGTGTGGAAGCATCTTTAAGAACCCTTATAAGTGAAGGTTCAAATGTTGCACATGAAGGATTTGAGGCTTTGGAGAATGCAATTGAAAGTATAGAGAATGGTTTAGAGAATATATTTAGGCGTTTGGTTAAAACTAGAGTCTGTCTTTTGAACATCATGACTCTATCTTAG
- the LOC11405450 gene encoding uncharacterized protein — protein MASNNYHVRSNSFPSQSHPNTSRLEQELTKIKTWEATSTSTSDSITNGLSFLEDLYISLENLLNMSSTQKAIAHRQGEKFVEELLDGSVKILDICGITRDTVSQIKENVQTLHSALRRRKADSSIEKSVAEYKFFTKKMKKNVTKLITSLKHMESKFGASSLLNQDQDLVAVITVIREVIAMNMSIFQSLLSFLVGSASKSKATKWFKVAKLMHKTTISCEEKLENFNELQSVDASLRTLSREGSIVSKDARERFEALENAIEMIENGLENIFRCLVKTRVCLLNIVTLS, from the coding sequence ATGGCAAGCAACAATTACCATGTTCGCTCAAACAGTTTTCCTTCTCAATCTCATCCTAATACCTCAAGATTAGAACAAGAGCTAACCAAAATTAAGACATGGGAAGCCACATCAACATCGACATCTGATTCAATTACCAATGGCCTTTCATTTCTTGAAGATTTGTATATTTCTTTGGAAAATCTTCTCAATATGTCATCAACACAAAAGGCCATTGCTCACCGTCAAGGTGAGAAATTTGTTGAAGAGTTGTTGGATGGTTCAGTGAAAATTTTGGATATCTGCGGCATCACAAGGGACACCGTGTcacaaattaaagaaaatgttcAAACACTTCACTCTGCTCTTAGAAGGAGAAAGGCAGATTCAAGCATTGAAAAAAGTGTAGCCGAATataaattcttcacaaagaagatgaagaagaatgtcACAAAGTTGATCACATCTTTAAAACATATGGAAAGTAAATTTGGAGCTTCCTCGCTTTTGAATCAAGATCAAGACCTTGTTGCAGTGATTACAGTTATTAGAGAGGTCATTGCAATGAACATGTCTATCTTTCAATCCCTTCtgtctttcttggttggttctGCATCAAAATCAAAGGCAACCAAATGGTTTAAAGTGGCAAAATTGATGCACAAAACGACAATCTCATGTGAAGAGAAGTTGGAGAATTTCAATGAATTGCAGTCAGTTGATGCATCTTTGAGAACCCTTTCAAGAGAAGGTTCAATTGTTTCAAAGGATGCACGTGAAAGATTTGAGGCTTTGGAGAATGCAATTGAAATGATTGAAAATGGTTTAGAGAATATATTTAGGTGTTTGGTTAAAACTAGAGTTTGTCTTTTGAACATTGTGACTCTATCTTAG
- the LOC11409366 gene encoding uncharacterized protein, translated as MASKYHVRSNSFPSQSHPSSTRIEQDLRKMKTWEATSTSTSDSITTGLSFLEDLYISLDDLLHMSSTQKAVSHHQGEKFVEELLDGSVKLLDICGITRDTMLQIKENVQSLHSALRRRKGDSSIETSVAEYKFFTKKMKKNVAKLITSLKQMESKFGASSLLNKNQDLVAVITVLREVIAMNLSIFQSLFSFLVGSSSKSKAAKWLKVTKLMQKRVTCEENMESINEFQCVEASLRTLISEGSNVAHERFEALENAIESIEKGLENIFRCLVKTRVCLLNIMTH; from the coding sequence ATGGCAAGCAAATACCATGTTCGCTCAAATAGCTTTCCTTCTCAATCCCATCCAAGCTCCACAAGAATTGAACAAGatttaagaaaaatgaagaCATGGGAAGCTACATCAACATCCACATCTGATTCAATTACCACTGGCCTTTCCTTTCTTGAAGATTTGTATATTTCTTTGGATGATCTTCTACATATGTCATCAACACAAAAGGCCGTTTCTCACCATCAAGGTGAGAAATTTGTGGAAGAGTTGTTGGATGGTTCGGTGAAACTTTTAGATATATGTGGCATCACAAGAGACACCATGctacaaattaaagaaaatgttcAATCACTTCACTCTGCTCTTAGAAGGAGAAAGGGGGATTCAAGCATCGAAACTAGTGTAGCCGAATataaattcttcacaaagaagatgaagaaaaatgtcGCAAAGTTGATCACATCTTTAAAACAGATGGAAAGTAAATTTGGAGCTTCCTCACTTTTGAATAAAAATCAAGACCTTGTTGCAGTGATTACAGTTCTTAGAGAGGTCATTGCAATGAACTTGTCTATCTTTCAAtcccttttttctttcttggttGGATCTTCATCAAAGTCAAAGGCAGCAAAATGGTTGAAAGTGACAAAGTTGATGCAAAAGAGGGTAACATGTGAAGAGAACATGGAGAGTATCAATGAATTCCAGTGTGTGGAAGCATCTTTAAGAACCCTTATAAGTGAAGGTTCTAACGTTGCACATGAAAGATTTGAGGCTTTGGAGAATGCAATTGAAAGTATAGAAAAGGGTTTAGAGAATATATTTAGGTGTTTGGTTAAAACTAGAGTCTGTCTTTTGAACATCATGACTCATTAG